The Pyxicephalus adspersus chromosome 1, UCB_Pads_2.0, whole genome shotgun sequence sequence TGATCTTACTATCGTCATTTCCAGACTCTCACAGGGTGCACAGTGGCCCTCTCatgtgtgttgtttgttttttttatgcttttaggcTGCGTTTACACCtctcatttttgtaataaaatgaatgacaaaGCAGTAAAATACATGCAATTATTGGATTTGTAATGCACTtacacatttttgtctttttcaggGGAACAAGCTGTGTTACGTGTTCGCATTAGCAATGTTGCAGCTGCAGTTGGGAAGGATGCTGCTCTGTACTTGTATCAAGATGAAGAATGGGTTAGAATGCATGGGAGTATGGAGGAGTACAGCTGCCCGGAGAGATTGGCTTTGGCACAAGTAACAAGTGAGTGTTACATTCCATGCCGGTGTTACATAAAGCAACCTGCAGCCAGTGATTTGTTTACATAAATACTAGTGTACCTATTCAAGAAACTAAGTGGAGTTCAGGAGCCCCAGTGGTATAAATGGGTTTTGTCTACCAATTTTGTGTTACGGATTATATACCAGCACAGTGGGCACTATTTTCTCCTACATATCCCTTATCACATCTCATACCCACCTCTGGGCACTAATTAGTTATTATGCAGACTGACACTTGCGAGGCTCCAGGCAGATCAACACTTTGTAGCCAACAACTTCTCTTTGGCACAGGCTTTCCTATAACATGACTCCCCATATACTCCATTCACATCACATCCCAATGCTGGGCCTTTTGGAAGATCAGGTGTGATACGATGTCTGTGGTGATATCTCTATCTGGCCCTTCCTAACTTTTGTCTTTATTATGAGATTATAGTGTTCTTTAGGggtttctgcatgttttttgcaCTCACTGCAGATTGGTCTATATTAAGCTACAGATTTTTTAAACCGTCCTACAGAGTGGTAATGACTATacaaagattaaaacaaatagGGACAGGaatacttttttgtgtatttgtgtagaATGGTGAACTGATGTTTATTCCAAAGGTCGGTTGATTCTCCTTCCTCTTTTTGTAGCTCTTGGAGACTTCAAAAGCCCGATCAACTTATAATTTCAATTTTTCCTATAGCCCATAACACTCAACACTTAaagatacgagggggtgctgagaagttcctggcttagcccagaaagaagagagccagagttatgaaataacacattttaatcaacatattcctccctgggactgatgcactttgttctgcgtagttgcagcttttctagaccgttcaaataaaagtccttgggtcgggccgcaaaccagctctcggcatctttgacgtcagaactGTCCTCAagacgttgccccttcaggtgtttcttcaaatttgggaacagattggaaacccagggtgttcaatttggcagccccAACATTGGATGCGTGCGCAGGTACATTGTCCTtcaaaaaaaggatctctttggtctACTTTCCATGGGATTTCctctaattgcctccttcagttggTCCAGAAAATtaacataatactgtccggtgatactagagccctgaggcaggtagtccaccaacagaactcaacatgctcccgtgagatgtcacgtatctgggctatcttcgccggtcctcaataatcggctcatggacagcatcgcaggttgccgggtcagttaagATTGGAGGGTGCCCACtacggggctcatcttcaacggtgaaatgcccagtcttaaaacaaggtatccaggttttgacagttctgtaggaaggacacttctcccccagtgtttttgacatctcagtgtgaatgtcctttgctgactttccctggagaaacaaaaatttcatgacgGCCCGTAGCTCCAaggacgtgaaacttgcttgtgcctctgccatcatagcttctcgctaaaagaataaacagatttaagaatcacaaagacctgatatttgcacagctacatactaagatattaggctgtcatatggccccacactcatttttctatttcgtCTGGAAGGGGGGCaatgccaggaacttctcagcacccccttgtatggaATTCATCTATATCAGATTTCCTTGTTTTAGAAGAAGGGCCAACACAAGGAGCATTGGAGGAAGTTTTCTAATAACGTCAGGCAAGGCTATGGTGGGCAGAATGTTACATTGCAGCCTATGTATTGTTACCTTAGAAcagcctttttcaaacttttcaccCATTGGGAACCCCggctaaaacaaatataataggAATCAATGGGAAAAGGCTGCTGAAATTTgtggccattagaaagaatgtccCAGCTGCAATTGTGGCTAGATTCCTtgtttatagacaactaaaaacccCATTAGAGTcagcagctggctctaccaaatggtgtGGGCTCCAGAAATATGTCGACATAATCAAATGGTAAGTCAAATGGCCATAAGTCAAGGAACCCTTAGTATTCTCTGAAAGGAATCCTGGTTGTGAATGGCTGCGTCAGAGGATAGAATACTAAATTCTTGGCTAAAAGGATGAGGTCTCATCCTACCATAAGTAGCCATCCTGTCAGTGTTTGATAAAAATTGAAGTTTTGTTGAACCTTCAAGTTGTTTTCCACTGTAGATTTTGTGGATGTGATAACATTGATGTTGCTTTACTATGTCCTTTCTCAAATTTACTGTTAGATGGGAATGGGGTTTCTTCATTGTTACATTTTGGAAATCTTTGAAACTTTAGTCTTGAAATTGTGTTATAgcttatattttacattcttttttttagttccctTGAACCAAACTGAATATAACTACACGCTGCCACAGATCATCTCTCCGGTTGCCTGGTATGCTATATATGTGGACAAGTACACCTGCCTAATGAGCTATGAAGACCCCACTTCTGATGAGATCACTTTTCAAGTCACTTTACTCAACCCTGATGCTGCAGGAAATCCTTTTGACCATTTTGGAGCAGATGAGTCAGGTATGTGTGGGTAATGTGTAACAACTCCTGACTAATCCGCTATCTAAACAAATGCCTCTTGTTATTTGAGAACAAACTAGAAACTCATTCACCCAAAGAATCAGGATGTAACTGACTGCGTGCTTATTCTGGATTAGTGGATCAGAGTCCTAAAATCAGTGTGCATTAAGGTAGCAAACCattagcattttcaggaggagaTTTAACAGTGCTTAATAAAAAGTaatcaatgttaaaatgttagATGATGTTGTTGGGAAGTAGTAGTGGCAAATCTACTCCTTCCTTCATGAGTTTAATAGATTGTTTGCTATGTGCAGTTGATGGGGCTCATCTGCATGGCCTTTGAGTGGGCAGTAATATGCTCATCCTCTCCTTGGTAGCAAAGTTTTGAAATCTTTCACAACATTGATGGCAAAATCAATTTCAACAAGTGGGGTCAACGAAGACCTCCATTTTCTGCATTTCTCCCAGTTTTCTGGCTATAATTTccagtaaaatgtatttcctgtccGTTGTACAACCTTCACGCCACGTCATTGTTGTAAGACAGCCCCATGTACCTCTGTGAGGAATTTTGACATGTTAAGATACACAGGTGAACAGGTGATAGCATAAGGTGGATAACATTAGGATTTGCATCCTTTGAATTAGAAATCGGACCATGGAAGTATATACTATTAGTTTTGGTATAAAACATTACAGTATAAAGTTGAAATTCTTgtgagaatattttgtttttttttctgtgtatgatACTGGTAATTATAAATCCTTGATattctttttactatttactgATATTTACTACAGTAGTTGGAAAGTTGTAACTTGTTTTAAGACAGTCATACAGTACATGCTGTATGTATTCTTGAGTCttgcattaaaacagaaaaagtttgtCTTGTCAAAGCACAGGTTTGCATTAATCAAAATCTATTAGTGTCACATATCTGACTATGCAATGTGTAATTGTAGGGTATATCTAATTCACAAGATTGGCTGTACAAAATAACAAAGCCTACAGCAAGTAAAAGATTATCCATAAATGTTTTTCAACTGTGTTTACTTTAATCAATTCTACCTTAATTGGCATTAGATTCtcaatataatatatgaattGACTGTAAAGTGGTGTTTTGTGTTCTTTCCCTAGGACTGCATGAGTTCTTTTTCCTTCTGGTTCTTGTGTATTTTGTGGTAGCCTGTATATACATCCAGGCACTGTGGCAGACAATTAAAAAGGGTGGTCCTATGCACACTGTGCTGAAAGTACTATCAAATGCATTGGTGCTGCAGGTTATTTCTGCCTTGGCCAACTATCTACATTTTTCAAGGTAAATCCCACTCTTGTCTATTCTCCTTTATGCGCTTAACTGCTCATTACTTAAATCGGttggctaacttttttttttttttcaaatacagtgTTGTCACTGAAGGTTGTGGGTTTCAGACAGCTTGGTTCTTAATCTTATGATCACCACCAATACAACTAATCATGGTGATCACATACAGGCTGGAAGTTTGTGTATTAacacaacttttacattttatagctGGCACtgtgcctttccctttctgtAGGGAAAGAAGCTGTAGTGTACAGAATTATTAGTTGTTAATAAACTCTTTTAATAAAGAGTTGGATTCAAGTATTACCATTTGATGTATAAAATaaccaaaatgcatttttatgtttattaatttgtCTATTTGTCAGCATATATTAGTACATTTTAATAGGATATTTAATTTCCCTCATTTTTAATAAAGGacatatataagtttttttttaaattatatataaaatttaggtGAACAGATTTATTTAGTTAACAACAAGTTAACCAGCGCAAACTTTGTTTATGGCACCTAGATTTTAATAACCTTTACAGAGGGTAAGTTCTGCTTGTCTAACATTTACACCATCTCTGTGTCTCAGGTACGCTAAAGATGGTAAAGGTGCTCCATTTATTGGAAGTTTGGCAGAATGTAAGTATTGAAACCATGCCTTTTTGTTTTCGCTGTGCCTCACCAGGTAACGACATGGCCATATGGCTTGTTTCCACTTCTTCATTGAGATAAAATTAGTAGGCCATTCTAACGCAACACATACCAATCATAACGTTGGGATGCTGTGTTTGTATAGATATTTTACACAGTCATAATGGAAATGAGTCCCTATGACTAATTTCTCAGATGTTATTCAGTAAATATGACTCTGTGtactcattttattttgtattacagtctggattgtttgtttttttgttttattaaacaaggatgtaataatattttgtcatggttggacattattttataaagcttGGTCACAGCTGTTCTACTATTACAACTTCTGAAAAGTGCTTCTCCTTGATAGAAAAAGTTAATAACTGTATCGCTTCTAGAactttgtacacatgtcaaatttatgTCACCAGAAACAATCGATCTTTGGTACATTCCATTTCCAACAATGCTACAATAAACAAGCACTGCACACACAGCCCTGTTTAGTGCTATGGAGAGGGAAGGCATGGGGGATAGGTGAGAGGTACCCTACTGTGCCCTCTCCCCTGGGAAATGACAGTGGTTGTCAGTCTTTTAGGACATTGGGGGACATCTGTACACACGCtataatatgtatgtgtgtatgtagccaaggTCAGtccccctttctgatcataaatatttgcttttaagaCAGAAAACAAATCTTTACTCTTTTTAAGAGAGGTGCAGGCCAGCTGTACAGATTGCTAagttataataaacaatatatcacATGAAGATGAGTGCTTGGGGGCAAATAGTGTTCCTCTAGTTCTAAGAATTTGCAGTAAATAACTCCAAGCTGACAATCTGAATCTCTGAGAAAAAAGACTCAAACATAAGAAACTATACAAATAGTGTTTAGTAGAAGAATGAAATATTGCgggatattttaaaaataagttcaCTTTTATGTTCAGTGTAAAAAGACTCCAACCTTCCTCAACACATTTGTCATGTGAACCCCACATGTAGCAAAACATTAAACACACAGTTTAGCTGTGTGGATATATCAGATCTGTCTTACCTGCCCATGGATTTCCAACATTTTGACATTCAACAGTGCTAGGTCATATCTCCACCCTCAGCCTGTAACCGTGGAGCATTACCAGACGTGTAGGGTTATCGctttgttttctattattataCCTTCTACCAGAAtgtcatatattttttgtatcatTAATCGTGCAATATGTTAACTTCACCATCTTTGGTCTTTGTGTTATTCATCATTGTTTTTCTCATTACAGTATGTGATATGGCCTCAGAAGTGCAGATGTTATACTTGCTGTTAAGTTTGTGCATGGGCTGGACCCTCAGCAGATTAAAGAAGTCTCAGGGTAGACCCCTTCAGTGGGATTCTACCCCAACATCCACTGGTATTGCAGTGGTTGCAGTCGTTGTTCAGGTTTGTATATTAAATCAGTTTATTTTCTGCCTTATTGGTCACCTATTTATTAACCCTACAATCAAACAAATTAACTGTTAATCAATATATGTGTTGTACATGTGAATGtatgtattccaaaaaaaaaatttgcttttgaaTAGAGTAGAGAAACTTAAATCcccttttgttctgtttttctgaTGAGATTTACTCTCAAAACTACAAAGTTAGGGAGAACTCCTTCTAAACAGAAGTCACAATAATTGATCCTATTTTATATCCATCCTCACATCTTGTTCTTGTTTTGAGTCTGGcaactcaaaatttttttttcatccaaatgTGTCCTTGCTCTTTTCAGATTAACATGTATACTCATCATTCTGgccatgcatgtttttttgtggaCAGAAAAGCCTTAGAATGGTCTAGGTGTGATTGCATGTCCAACCATATTCTAGGGTCTAAAGACCAACTTAGAAACATTTCTGCTTATATAGTTACCCTTTTGTAACCATGCGTATATGGTTAAAGCACAATGTTTCACCTCTCTAGCTTTGGATGCCATTATGTGTTTGTGACAATAGATGTTACAAAAACAGTTGGCCAACACTTAGCTTACCTTCCTATTTTGCATGGAAAGTGGTGATATTTTGATAAGTCTGgtaaatcagaaatattttttcacatttaatattaaacacgCATCTATTCATCCAGCAGGTGGAGTGCctgccctgaaaaaaaaaactatttgcaaagCTGGAATGAGCAATCAGAGCTTAGTCTCTTTCATGGGACAGCTGACTGTGAGGTTTTTTAGCAAACAAAGGGAGAGCCACAGCAATATGTTGTACACGTAGACATGCATGCTGAATTTATGAACACAGAGAAGGTGTAACTTCATATGCTCCCTAGTGGAGGGTCAAAAGTAGTGACTTTTGTCAAAGAGGTACAGTACACTGATCTGCCAAAATAttagcagcaaaataaaaatccaacTTGTTAAGACATCCACACCTTTAGACAGTCTGTTAACTGGCAGCAGTGCCAGCTTCCATGTTCTCCCacaaatacacagataaatataAAGGGACCTATCTGTTCTGAATGATTTGTTTTTCTCTCCATCTATTCCTGAGATTTtaacagctctgccacacagcacagctctGTCAGAGCAGTAAACTTAAGTTTTCTCTGCAGGAGTTTAACAAAACATACAGCTCTTCTTCCTGTGAAAGgtgaagcagcagactaatgagctcAACTCTTTCATTCTGCTCTGTCCTCCTGTTAGTATGCGTCGTGTAGTATAAAAAATAGGCTTCGTGTTCTGCTACTTCCTCTCAAGTTTTAGACTGCTGTACAGAGATTGCAAAGGGCTGATACCATAATAAATTCTGATACTGTATTTATTAGTTTGTCTATGCTatatgtgcctggagttcagcctgTAGGTGTAATTTATTATAGTTATAGGTTAAATGGTATTTTGTGGGTATTTGTTGGAGTTTGTTCTTTTGCTGCCCTTTGTTCTTCACTTTATTtgttcttttgctgcttttttttaaagcccagaATTATGTAAAACATCTTGGGGCTTATGTTGTGCACTAGAGCTCCACTAAAGGTAGCTGCTGTCATCATATGAGGTTTGTTTACTAATTTACGCCAATGACTTCTTTTTAGTTATAGACATAGACATTTAGTTATAGACATGTGGCCAAGGTAAAAAGATTATGTgacatttgttcttcttttaaaaagaaaataaatggttcCAGACAGTGTCAAGGCCATGATGAAGTTCACATGATTAtgaaaaaagttcagaaaaactAGATGAGGATTAGACTGCATTCTATTTTTGCATTTCCACACCCTCAAACCCacagttttaaatgtaatatttcttgaTGCCAACCTACAAAAGGCACAGAATTTTTAGTAATTCTGAATTATTTACTAGGTTTGTTAACATCAAAGCAGAGTTAAAGTACAACTCCACATAAACGTTGAATACAGGAGCATCCTAGACCCCCAGTTTACACCGCATTAGTTTCCTGTATGGAGGTTTCCTATAGAGGTCCTACTgtgcatttacatacattttgtttgctCTATTGCAGGTTATACTGTTAGTGTGGGAGCAGTTTGAAGATACCAACCACCACAGTTACCATGCTCATCAGAGTCTGGCAGGTTTACTTCTCATTGCTATGAAAGTTTGCTTGGCTATATCATTATCGTTTGGTCTATACCAGATTATCACTGTGGAAAGAAGCACTATGAAGCGGCAGTTCTACATTACATTTGCTAAAGTATGGGATGTTCTATTAATATACCACATTTTAGTCTTATTTTTTGTCATGTTATTtcttataccaaaaaaaaagctttcagaaTGATTTTTCAACATCtcaatgtattttatgattttactatCATTCAATATGTCAGTTTGCACATTTATTACAACTTAAAACACATCAGGTTACTTAGACCTGTCACAAAATCTTATCAGTTTTACCTTGTGCAGATCAAAAACAAATCCACAAGCAGAGGCTTCCTTCAATGAAAACCACACATCCAAAGATAATGATAGCTTAAGAAAGATACAAATTAAACCAACGTACATTTTCTTATAAACCTTTAGTTTTGTCCAGTCCCCTTATTGTTggaaacaacatatattatactattatatagtataacataataatatatttttatatattatgtataaaattagaaaaaaaaacaacccatcCTGCCCACCCACAAATTACCTGGTACAATAAAAACCCTGTGCTCATTCAAGTGATCTTCACTGCAAATTGGGCTGCAGTGTTTGGTTTAATAGGACCCAGCACAGACACTTTCGGAAGAAAGGATAAGTGACCCTGGCCTGCACACTACAGTTTACTAGAAATTGGACAAAGGTAAGTATTGAACCAGATGCGTGTGCacgcttgtgtgtgtgtgtgtgatggaTGCCTTACAGCATAATTAAGCTATGCATCACAAAACTTGCTGACCGATGACACTATGAGTCTTTTTCAGTATAGATATAGGTATAtaggtacatacatacatatacagctaAAGAAACAGTTATAGCAAAGGTGTTATTGCTGACCATAGCAATTGAACataaatttaacattattttcatgaaagtagTAATCaaagattctgattggttgttgttagcaataatgcctttttattttctttcagttgttaTGAATCCACCTCCATGTTTGTTAATGGGATGCAACTCTTCATGTAATAATGGGGAAATTTATAACCAATTTATGTGACACGTCTCTAGTAATATACCCATTTTTTATTAGTCTTACATAATCATGTTTTTGTGGAACTTTGATGACTAAAATGTTCAAAGCAAATaatatgaatcatttttttttgctcttcagGGTTGTTTATTGTGGTTCCTTTGTCACCCATGTTTTGCAGCCATCTCCTACTTGTTTAAAGATTATCAAAGAGAAAAGGTATGTTTCATAATGTAAACTGACTTGTTTATAGGTTTCTTGTCCCATTCTGCTATACATGCCTTTgctaaattaaaaactaaaaagttacGATATTTATTAggagaggcatcttggttggcaaCCTCACAAGTTCTCCTTTCTTTCCATAGGTCATCACTGTTGGCGTGATCCTGTCCCAGTCGCTCTCAATGATCATCCTTTATAGACTTTTCTTGTCACACAGTCTTTATTGGGAAGTCTCCTCTCTGTCATCAGTGACCCTTCCACTTACTATATCATCAGGACACAAAAGTCGCTATTACTCTTGATACTACCAAGGAACTGCTTTTGGTTGAGTAAACCTCACATTGTTTGCTAGTGATTCCCAATATGCTCCAGGGCTGGTACAGCAGGGAGTTCTCTCTCTAAACAAATCATGGCTGTTGTCTGCCCCCTCTATAAGCTTGGTAACAAGATTTGTTGCTGCTTTGTAAAGGATCTAGACTGTGACCCTTTTCCACATTTCTTGTTACTCTAGTTGttacatattttctaaaaagTGGTTGTACACAGTTAGCGGTTTATCTTATACAATAGGATTTTAAATCTGACAGTTCTTCAAAATTTGTCTAATGACAGTGGGTACAATAGTTTTTTGTTCATGAATCTTGtgcaaaaacatttatgaataccttactttaaatatttatttcattggcTGGAAGAAACCGCTGACTAACATTCCTCCGTTATTTTAGGACTAGTAACAAGCAACCATTAAACATAAAAGTTGTAGTGTCATTTCTATACAACATAAAAGTACAGTGGTCTTTGTGTATTTCAAACTGTAGATATGTTGGTGCTGTGCTCTAGTAATGAGCTTTGCAACATGCAGCGTCCTTACCACTACAGCAGATGTTAAATGAAGCGCCATTTGGCTATGCATCTATTTTTATATGTGCATGATGGtataagtgtttttatttatacagtttgtGGCTCTACTGTAAATGTTATGTTTGGGGGAAAATGTAACTATTATagcttaaaacttttttatattatttaaaattgtgtcAATTTGTTATGCTTGGTTTTAACGTTCATGcaacaaaaaattaaagtgttttaaagGATTAACCAGCTTGTCATATATCCATAACCACTGACAAAGAATAAAACTGGTATGAAAAATTGATTGGGATCTGTGGTTTTGTAAacattcatttaatatataaaaaaggtttgtgGTCTTCACAATGCACCTAGCATATTTATGTTGTGCTGTCTCTAGTGTGATACAGAAAGTCtacaactcttttatttttgGTCCATGTCCAACCCTGTTGGATGCTGAAGGGTATTTCTGAAGGATTTTAACAGTTTTACTCCTTTTTGATTGGTGTTATAGGTGAACTGCAGTCCTACCTTGTTTTTGTCTTACATTCAGTGTCCTCTCATGTTAGGTTGTAAAATGTTCTTCAACAAGCATAATCATGTGTAGTAGTTGAACACAGAGTGAAATGATAAAGTAGAACTGTGGCCAAGCTATACACATTCACAGAAttatatattcttaacaagcattaaataagctttaaaacaagcctttaCTTTTCTCTAACTTCAAACACCATGGAGCAATTTGCctttaaagtttacaaaatatatttttattgcttttacttttattagatttttatgcTCCACTCTAGCAGCCCTCACCCAGCAACATTTTAATCGCTAAATTTGAGCACAGGGCCAATACACAGAAGTAGGAAAGGAACTTAgcaactttgcttttttttttgtgaactctAAAGATGAATTACTTCATGGCATCTTTAAATCTCTTTGGCATCTCTAGACacaaacaattatataaattaattcaAAAGTTGATTTGTCTGTTCCAAATACATTTACAACCCCAAAGAACAGTAACACCCAGGTTGTACATGTGCTTGTATAAGAGGTCAAGCAGGTCTACAGAGCAGTGGAGACAAAACCAGTCAATTTGGGAGGGCAGCACTGGCTGATCTGTATTTTAGTAAATCCCTGCACCTGAGGCAAAGTACAGGAGTTGTTTTATGCTGAATTAATGTACATATGTAAATGAAATTTACAAGGAAAAAGAACAGCTAAATTCAACCAACAATAGCcattatgtttgcatttagacAAAATTGGTTTTGcctgtattttaacttttttttttttttttactgcttgttaacaAGATATGAGTACACAGTtaaagctaacttttttttttaatccccagACAAAAGTTTATTGGGTGCATTTAGGGCTCTGATTGACTAGCAATTCTCTCATTGGTGGTAACTCGCCAGCAATAAGgtttctaaatatatttcttaactaaaaaaaactacagaatcTTCCATGCTAGTAAAGACCAGCAGTTAAGTGATGCCTGTTGCAGCCAGTGAAGAAATGATGCCGTAGAAGCAGGGGAATGGATAATTTTCCCTTCTTGTAAGTTACAGTTAGTTGCAGAATTGGTGAAGTTTAACAACTGGGCTaattaaaatgcagaatattgTTATATTGTCCTAATAGATTGTTTGATATGGTTTTCAGaataatatttactaaaaaaacaaagcaaagcaggACCGGTAAGCATTTCTGTATCTCTGGATGTTCTCCATATTGCAGAAACCCATGGCCCCTCCATTCTGGAATTGTTTCACATCCAATGCTTATTGGCAGCAGCTTATGCAAATCAAAACTTTAATACAAAAGTAACCAGAAGCGCAAAGCTTAGCCAGAGCACAATAACAACCCACTGGAGACTCCAGAATAAATAACTCTGGAAAACAGTAAAACATATTCCTTTATTTCTGACACTTCTGGGCTGCTTTTCAGTACGTCACTTTtgttaatgtctttttttccccgTTTCATCAGGTTAATTGTTCAGAGCAAACAATTATGTGTGTCTTTAACCTGCACATTTCACTGACGTTCTAACTGCAATGAAGCCATATCTGCAGATTAACTTAGAGAAATAATGAAAGAAACCGCTTATGCTAACAGATCTACATGGCCAAGGACACCTAATcaggattattttttaattgaaaaacaaatactttaGGGATTTGTTAGAATCCATCTCAACAAAATGCCTTAATATCCCTCTTACAGTGTGTCAAAAGCCATCGCGGGTTGTCATTTTTTCATTAACCTGAAACATTAGGCTCTGAAAAGAATTTCTCTAACCTGGCAGCGCTATGAACACTGCACTTTGGGAGGGGGTGTGCCTGCCCTCCATGTACCCAAAAAAGGCAGCCCACCTTTGCTTCCTTTAAACTGTGGagcttaatatttttttcttgcggCCCCCGAATCGCCCGGAATGCAGAATATGGAGAATATGGGAAAACCACATTGCTTGGGCAAAGAACTACTTACTTTGCTTACTAATGACTCTTTTTTGTTTACCTGGAGTAAGTAAGTAAGAATTAGACAGCCCTGAGAGGATTGTCCATCATCACCAGCAGGTGCATTGCAggaatattaaatgaataaagacACAAGTGAGTAGGGTGTCCACACTGTATGTATTctaaggttgattttttttttttaccttaggaTCAGAGTGTGGGACCATGTAGTATTCCAATTTACTAGATAAAACAAAGCAGTACCTAACTGGCAGGATAACTGTAAACTTTGCCCACTTCCTCCTTATCTAAATGTTGACCCAGTGGGTGCGAATTGTACAACAGGTGCcaataaggctgcatacacacatgccaTATTTGACGTTGGAAAAGATCTCTCAGTCT is a genomic window containing:
- the GPR180 gene encoding integral membrane protein GPR180: MVAGLLVAAAAGLWLLHTVQAKTVHGSFDSALAWHSRGQHIFTFLFHGEQAVLRVRISNVAAAVGKDAALYLYQDEEWVRMHGSMEEYSCPERLALAQVTIPLNQTEYNYTLPQIISPVAWYAIYVDKYTCLMSYEDPTSDEITFQVTLLNPDAAGNPFDHFGADESGLHEFFFLLVLVYFVVACIYIQALWQTIKKGGPMHTVLKVLSNALVLQVISALANYLHFSRYAKDGKGAPFIGSLAELCDMASEVQMLYLLLSLCMGWTLSRLKKSQGRPLQWDSTPTSTGIAVVAVVVQVILLVWEQFEDTNHHSYHAHQSLAGLLLIAMKVCLAISLSFGLYQIITVERSTMKRQFYITFAKGCLLWFLCHPCFAAISYLFKDYQREKVITVGVILSQSLSMIILYRLFLSHSLYWEVSSLSSVTLPLTISSGHKSRYYS